The window GACTCCAATCCCTTCCAATTGCTTGACGGGATCCCACTCAGGAGGAGGATTGCCGATGCCAGTTTCTTCATTCCTCCATTTCATCCCTTTTTTTATCCATACTTTCCGCCATTGCTCATATGAATAGCCTTGATCATCGTCTGTATACCCGAACTCAAAATCACAAGAAGGGCATATCTCGTAAGAACCCCCGCCTGATTCACTTCGAGGAAGTTCATTAAGATTTGGAAACCCACAAACCGGACATGTGTAAATCATGGACTATTTCCCTGAAAATTAAAGGGTTCAACCCCTGGTTGTCGGTCAAAATAGCTTGGACTTGTAGGTTTAAAAAATGTCGCCGTGGTTCCATCGGGGTTAAAGGCACCAAAGCTTTAAGAATCATCCTTGGGTTCAGCCCATCTAAATTTCGTGTAATGGGATAAAATGGGACCCCCCAAATCGTTTTGATACAAAAAAATCAAAACGATTTTATTTCACGCTAATTAATTCAACCCGACTTGAATCTATTTTTGGCAATAATTTGCTTTGTACATCGTGCAAATACCCGCCCTTAATGATCTTATTCCCGTTTGGATCAATATTTTCACCTGAAGTTGTATTATCAAAGTAAAGTTCATTTCCGTTTTTATCAAAAAGTTTATATCCAACTTTTACTAAACAAGTCTTGTTACTCTTGTTTTTTAGTGTAACCTCCCACATTATGAAAACAAGATCCAAGTCTTGGTGTTTGCCTGTATCATCTATTGGAATCCTTTTTGACTTCCATTCATGATCAATTATTTGGATATCAGTTTTCTGACAGTCGGCAGGTATTTCAAAGCTTTTTTTCGGGGACAAATGAACGGAAGATAAACTCTGTTTAATCTTTTCTTCGTATTTCGGAAAAAGTGTTTTTGAAATGCTAAATTGAATACGAATAATGCTTCCGTCAAGAAAAATTTCAGTTACATGCTCAATTAAATTACATTTTCGTGAATTGTCGAAAGTAGTGCAAACTTCTGCCTGAACAGCCGATCGATTATCTATCTTTAACACCCTGGACTCAAAGACTTGATCTCTCGGAGGTTCTGCCAGGCTAGCTACTAATTCACTGAGACGCTTTTCAATTTCCTCAGAAGAGAAATGGTTGGATTGATTTCTACTTTGAAACATTATTAATAAACTTAACTCCGTGGGATCTTTCGTCTCAGATGCCATGAAAACAATAGCCAATCCTGATTTATCTTCATGTCGAATTTGGTCGGTCTGGTTTTTTGAAAGGTCACGAGATTCCTTCCACTCATCTGGAAGATTTATCGAAAAACCATAATCTTCATTTGAATAAATGTTAGCAGGAGCTTTCAAGAAACCGTCACCCATGACTAATTTGTTTGCTCCCGTCAAAAGTAAAAGTATAAGGGCAATAATTATATATATTTTAACCATTTCTAAAATTCCGATAGTATTTTTAGACCTATTTTTACTTTCACTCAGTTTTAAAGATATTACTTTAACTTGTCAAGAAACATTTTTATCGCGTGTGTTAACAAATTGAAAGGGAGTGAAAAACATAAATCTGCCCTGCTAACCGGCCTAAATATGGATTTCTGCCGCCACGTCCAGTTCTTAGGGGGCGGGGGGTGAGGACTTATGGTTTGGATGAAGAGGGAGCGGATTTGGGGAATTCATAAATAATTTCCCCTTTTTTTGCCAGACCCAGCTCTTCTCTCGCCAGGCTTTCGATTTTCTGGGGGTCTGAGCTGAGGGCATCGGTTTGCTGTCTTAGATGGGCATTCTCATTTTTCAATTGATCGATTTCATCTGTCATCTGGTTATAGGCATTTTTCATGGAAATATAATGCGGGAGGTTAACCTCGCCAAAAAGAAACAAAACAATCAGATATCCTAAAACAAACGCCGTGCCCAGGTAGATCATTTTTTTCTTCTTATTCCAGGCCGCCTCCATCTGTTGCCGGGACAGGTTTGGAATCATAAGTTATAAAAAACCCCCTTTCCGTCAAAACGCGCCGATTCCCCTAAATCTTCTTCAATCCTTAAAAGCTGATTATACTTGGCAACACGGTCTGTCCGGGACATTGAGCCGGTCTTGATCTGCCCCGCGTTGGTTGCCACCACCAGGTCTGCAATGGTCGTGTCTTCCGTTTCTCCCGACCGGTGCGAAACAATCGCCGTATATCTTGCTTTTTTAGCCATTTCAATCGCTTCGAGCGTTTCCGTCAAGGTGCCGATCTGATTGAGTTTTATTAAAATCGCATTGCCGATCTCCCCGGCGATACCCTTTTTAAAAATTTCCGGATTGGTCACAAAAATATCATCACCCACCAACTGGACTTTTTTCCCCAGGCGCTCGGTCATGAATTTCCACCCCTTCCAATCTTTTTCAGACAGGCCGTCTTCAATGGAAAGAATCGGATATTGATTAACCAGCGTTTCGTAATACCGGACCATCTCCTCCATCGACTTATCTTTTTTCTCCGCTTTCATTCTGTATTTGCCCTGGTGGAACAATTCGCTGGCGGCAACATCCAGAGCCAGCCCCACCTCTTTTCCCGGCTTATACCCGGCTTCACCGATACTCTCCATGATCAGCTCAATCGCTTCGGCATTGGAATTTAAATCCGGCGCGAAGCCTCCTTCGTCTCCGATTCCCGTGGAGAAACCTTTTCTCTTTAAGATTTCCTTGAGTTGATGAAATACCTCTGCCCCCATCTGGACCGCTTCAGCCAGTGAAGCGGCCCCCACCGGCATGATCATAAACTCCTGAATGTCGAGGTTATTATCGGCATGCGCCCCGCCGTTTAAGATATTCATCATCGGCACCGGCATGAGTCTCGCCCCTGCCCCGCCGATATAACGGTATAGAGGAAGGCCCGATTCCATTGCGGCTGCTTTGGCCACGCCAAGAGATACCCCCAGAATAGCGTTCGCGCCCAGCTTGCTCTTGTTATGGGTGCCATCCAGTTCAATCATCAATTCATCGACAAAGGTCTGATCCCTGGCTTCGATCCCGATGAGTTCGGGACCAATGACCTCATTGATATTGATCACTGCTTTCAAAACACCTTTTCCTCTAAACCGGTTTTTGTTTTTATCGCGGAGTTCCACGGCTTCCCGTTCTCCGGTCGAGGCGCCGGAAGGAACAGAAGCGCGTCCCGTCATGCCGCTTTCCAGCGTCACTTCAACTTCAATCGTCGGATTACCGCGCGAATCAATAATTTCTCTGCCAAACACATAGACAATATCACTCATGATAACAGTCCTTTCCCGAATATTTTTCCAGAAGCCTACAGATCCTTCCTGATTTCCCCTGCGAACTCCCACCCATCCTGATGCCTGTGGCACCGGGAGCACTCTTTTCCTTCTATCTTGAAGGGTCGATGGGCTTTAGCCGTTCTGGATAATTGTAAACGATGACATTTCAAACAAAACTCTTTAGGCACTTTGGCGATAAAGGGTCCCTTTAATTCCTTCTCACTCAGGGCAAAATGTTCGATCAACTGACCGAATCCGCGAAGTTCCGCTTCAATCACCCCGGTCACCCCCGCTCCTGAATGACAATCCATACAACTCAAATGGGAATGACTGGCCCCGGAAGAAATCCAACCGTCATGTGGACGGTTCATTTCATGGCAGGAATTGCAAAATGACGGATGATTTTCCAGAACCCTCCCGCCGGTGACGACCCCCGCCAGTAAACCGAAAAAGACGATAAAACCGATGAGGAGCCGCGCCATTAAGGATTTTTTAATCTCTTAAGCAATAGTTCATTAACCTTTCCTGGATTGGCTTTTCCGGAAGAAATTTTCATCACCTGCCCCACAAAAAAACCCAATAGCCTTTCTTTGCCGCTCCTGTATTGTTCGACGCTTTCGGGATTCGCGTTTAACACCTGATCCACAAAAGAAAGAATGGCCTCATCATCGCTGACTTGAAGCAATCCCTTTTCCTCCACGATGGTTCGGGCATCCTTTTTTGTTCTCAACATCTCCTCAAAAACCGTTTTCGCGATTTTTCCACTGATTACCCCCTTATCAATGAGCTCAATCATACCGGTCAACTGCCGGGGTGAAATCGGTATTTCCTCCTCATTAAGAAGGTCGCCCATGATCCAGTTGCTTATTGCTTTTGGCCGGTGATAAAGGGACGCGCACTCCTCAAAATAAAAGGCAATTTTTTTATTCTGAGTTAAAACGGATGCGTCATAAGGAGGGATCTGATAATCTTTAATAAACCGCTCTTTTT is drawn from Nitrospirota bacterium and contains these coding sequences:
- a CDS encoding septum formation initiator family protein, which produces MIPNLSRQQMEAAWNKKKKMIYLGTAFVLGYLIVLFLFGEVNLPHYISMKNAYNQMTDEIDQLKNENAHLRQQTDALSSDPQKIESLAREELGLAKKGEIIYEFPKSAPSSSKP
- the eno gene encoding phosphopyruvate hydratase translates to MSDIVYVFGREIIDSRGNPTIEVEVTLESGMTGRASVPSGASTGEREAVELRDKNKNRFRGKGVLKAVININEVIGPELIGIEARDQTFVDELMIELDGTHNKSKLGANAILGVSLGVAKAAAMESGLPLYRYIGGAGARLMPVPMMNILNGGAHADNNLDIQEFMIMPVGAASLAEAVQMGAEVFHQLKEILKRKGFSTGIGDEGGFAPDLNSNAEAIELIMESIGEAGYKPGKEVGLALDVAASELFHQGKYRMKAEKKDKSMEEMVRYYETLVNQYPILSIEDGLSEKDWKGWKFMTERLGKKVQLVGDDIFVTNPEIFKKGIAGEIGNAILIKLNQIGTLTETLEAIEMAKKARYTAIVSHRSGETEDTTIADLVVATNAGQIKTGSMSRTDRVAKYNQLLRIEEDLGESARFDGKGVFYNL
- a CDS encoding NapC/NirT family cytochrome c: MARLLIGFIVFFGLLAGVVTGGRVLENHPSFCNSCHEMNRPHDGWISSGASHSHLSCMDCHSGAGVTGVIEAELRGFGQLIEHFALSEKELKGPFIAKVPKEFCLKCHRLQLSRTAKAHRPFKIEGKECSRCHRHQDGWEFAGEIRKDL